In Chryseobacterium oranimense, a single window of DNA contains:
- a CDS encoding DUF5458 family protein has translation MDSKLQAQESQQQGQQQHSGQPKGNPLAELNKIGGFGFVESVVDGIANMNPTRKARKEIFLNDNNKADERKELLQKISLWVSLLEGNESADKMADTCKAKAQSADQNLKTNLKNTLDAVRLLETNYRTVAQFYKNTELDKVDNVSIVNASLEQVSDLDNPLFIDAISEEFKNYYDRLDLRDNYSILAIPGYLGSNKVIEKWAKICNENKVMMVTDFANLDKPDDVVDLFHSANLTGGELHRSNVIMTCNWLVGRGRAEEVGEEENVELPPSTSLAGKIHKTLMSQVAAGKKHGNINEVDAVKFELKKSEISQLEKMGLVPMVNEYGKIMAFSAKTLFTGDNIGLQTYSVVRVFDYVTKVLLDFLNRRAFENWNAKNEDDLRRQIVTFLDNIKGPDKLIEKFKIVRFEQDRVNKDRVWLDIRMTPYFPTKSFVIKLDGHKGDDGNEWDAQYTQE, from the coding sequence ATGGATAGCAAATTACAGGCACAAGAAAGCCAGCAGCAGGGGCAGCAGCAACACTCAGGGCAGCCGAAAGGCAACCCGCTTGCGGAGCTTAACAAAATAGGAGGTTTTGGCTTTGTTGAATCCGTTGTAGACGGTATCGCCAATATGAACCCAACGAGAAAAGCCAGGAAAGAAATTTTCCTGAACGACAATAATAAAGCTGACGAAAGAAAAGAGCTTCTTCAAAAAATAAGCCTTTGGGTAAGTCTTTTGGAAGGAAACGAATCTGCAGATAAAATGGCAGATACCTGCAAAGCCAAAGCACAGTCAGCAGACCAGAACTTAAAGACCAATCTGAAGAATACACTTGATGCAGTGCGTTTGTTGGAAACCAACTACAGAACGGTAGCCCAATTCTACAAAAATACGGAACTGGATAAAGTGGATAACGTAAGCATCGTTAATGCAAGCCTTGAGCAGGTTTCAGATCTTGATAACCCTTTATTCATAGATGCTATTTCTGAAGAATTCAAAAATTATTACGACCGTTTGGATCTTAGAGACAACTATTCTATCCTGGCAATCCCCGGATACTTAGGCTCAAATAAAGTCATTGAAAAATGGGCAAAGATCTGTAACGAGAACAAAGTAATGATGGTGACCGACTTCGCCAACCTTGATAAGCCGGATGATGTGGTAGATTTATTCCATTCTGCCAACCTTACAGGAGGTGAGCTTCACAGAAGTAACGTTATTATGACGTGTAACTGGCTGGTAGGCAGAGGAAGAGCAGAAGAAGTAGGAGAAGAGGAAAACGTAGAGCTTCCGCCTTCCACTTCATTAGCCGGAAAAATTCACAAAACACTAATGTCTCAGGTAGCAGCCGGTAAAAAACACGGTAACATCAATGAAGTGGATGCAGTAAAATTCGAACTGAAGAAAAGCGAAATTTCACAGCTGGAAAAAATGGGTCTTGTACCTATGGTTAATGAATATGGTAAAATCATGGCATTCTCCGCGAAAACATTGTTTACAGGAGATAACATCGGCCTTCAGACCTATTCTGTAGTTCGTGTATTCGACTACGTAACCAAAGTATTACTGGACTTCCTGAACAGAAGAGCCTTCGAAAACTGGAATGCCAAGAACGAAGATGATTTAAGAAGACAGATCGTAACTTTCCTTGACAATATCAAAGGACCGGATAAACTGATTGAAAAATTCAAGATCGTTCGTTTCGAGCAGGACAGAGTTAATAAAGACAGAGTATGGCTTGATATCCGTATGACCCCTTATTTCCCTACAAAAAGTTTCGTTATTAAATTAGACGGACACAAAGGAGATGATGGTAACGAATGGGATGCACAATACACTCAGGAATAA
- a CDS encoding type VI secretion system contractile sheath small subunit — MAMFNYGVGGNEVKVDANEAIQEIQENKSLIVSQLTTEESYTPEIVTGLKTVDDVFRHFQPSVAVQHETEEGSIVEEEFRFQNLADFTPKNLTQKSDYLQQLSMEQEQYNKIVRQLKTNKILRNMLENEQTRAAFIEVLKDVAQELEK, encoded by the coding sequence ATGGCAATGTTTAATTATGGTGTTGGCGGCAACGAGGTAAAAGTAGACGCTAATGAAGCGATTCAGGAAATACAGGAAAACAAATCGCTGATAGTGAGCCAGCTTACAACAGAGGAATCTTATACCCCTGAAATTGTAACAGGATTAAAAACAGTGGACGACGTCTTCAGACATTTTCAACCATCCGTAGCTGTACAGCACGAAACGGAAGAAGGAAGTATAGTGGAAGAGGAGTTCCGTTTTCAGAACCTTGCAGACTTCACACCCAAAAATCTTACTCAGAAATCAGACTATTTACAGCAGCTTAGCATGGAACAGGAGCAGTACAACAAGATCGTACGCCAGCTGAAAACCAATAAGATTCTGCGTAATATGCTTGAGAATGAACAGACCAGAGCTGCATTCATCGAAGTATTGAAAGATGTGGCACAAGAACTTGAAAAATAA
- a CDS encoding M13 family metallopeptidase, with translation MKKLNIGVLALSGIVFLNSCGTARTAGTETKTETTVAVTEPVKKEEVKEEGINLSYMDKSVRPQDDFFSYVNGNWVKTTQIPSDKASWGSFNALRENVDDASLDILNKILSESYSEGSEGQKIQNLYASFMDVNKRNAEGLAPIKGDLAKIDAIKNLNDLQKYLLEATKLGDNSFYGWRVGADMKNSKMNAVYLGGPDLGLGRDYYQKVNEANTKTLAEYQIYVGKLFDVLGNKNSTQAAHNVVNFEKQLANYLLTLEQNRDANLRYNPKNVSELSGLVKNINLAKYLSDAGVNTDKVIIGELKYYQTMDQFITEKNLPLLKDYLKYHLINGNASNLDDKLEQIRFDFYSKYLQGQKEQRPMDKRGLSLVNSVLGEAFGKLYVEKYFTPEAKAQMETYIDYLLKSFKQHINDMDWMSPATKVKAQEKLSKFTVKIAYPDKWKDYSQLKVESPKQGATLYSNLQNVSAWQYQRSLDKVGKPVDKTEWGMSPQTVNAYYSGSNNEIVFPAAILQPPFYNPKADAAVNFGGIGAVIGHEISHGFDDSGSRFDGDGNLNNWWTDEDRKNFDAKVGQLAAQYSAYEPVKGSFVNGKFTSGENIGDLGGVAVAYDALQMYLKDKGNPGKISGFTQDQRFFMSWATVWRTKSTDQYMINQVKTDPHSPGVFRAFGPLVNQDAFNKAFDIKPGDKMYKAPQDRIKIW, from the coding sequence ATGAAAAAGCTAAATATTGGAGTACTTGCCCTTTCGGGTATTGTATTTTTAAATTCATGCGGAACGGCCAGGACTGCCGGTACAGAAACTAAAACTGAAACCACAGTTGCCGTTACAGAACCAGTAAAAAAAGAAGAAGTGAAAGAAGAAGGAATCAATTTATCTTATATGGATAAGAGCGTTCGCCCGCAGGATGACTTTTTTAGCTATGTGAACGGAAATTGGGTAAAAACCACCCAGATTCCTTCAGATAAGGCAAGTTGGGGGTCTTTCAATGCTTTGAGAGAAAATGTGGATGATGCTTCCCTGGATATCCTGAACAAAATTTTATCAGAAAGCTATTCCGAAGGATCTGAAGGACAGAAAATCCAGAACCTGTATGCCTCTTTCATGGATGTCAATAAAAGAAATGCTGAAGGACTGGCTCCGATCAAAGGAGATCTGGCAAAAATAGATGCTATTAAAAACCTGAATGACCTGCAGAAATATCTTCTTGAAGCTACAAAATTAGGGGATAACTCATTCTACGGATGGAGAGTAGGCGCAGATATGAAGAATTCTAAAATGAATGCAGTATATCTTGGCGGGCCGGACCTTGGATTAGGAAGAGATTATTATCAGAAAGTAAATGAAGCCAATACAAAGACCTTGGCGGAATACCAGATTTATGTAGGAAAGCTGTTCGATGTCTTGGGAAATAAAAATTCGACACAGGCTGCACACAATGTGGTAAATTTTGAAAAACAGCTTGCCAACTATCTTTTGACTCTTGAGCAGAACAGAGATGCCAATTTAAGATACAATCCTAAAAATGTGAGCGAGCTTTCAGGATTGGTTAAAAATATTAATCTGGCAAAATATCTGTCAGATGCAGGAGTCAATACAGATAAAGTAATTATCGGTGAACTGAAATATTACCAGACTATGGATCAGTTCATTACAGAGAAGAATCTTCCTTTGTTAAAAGATTATCTGAAATACCACCTGATTAACGGTAATGCCAGCAACCTGGATGATAAGCTTGAGCAGATCAGATTCGATTTCTATTCAAAATATCTTCAGGGCCAGAAAGAGCAGCGTCCGATGGACAAAAGGGGACTTTCTCTTGTAAATAGTGTTCTTGGTGAGGCTTTCGGGAAATTATATGTTGAAAAATATTTCACTCCTGAAGCAAAAGCCCAGATGGAAACCTATATTGATTATCTGCTGAAATCATTCAAACAGCATATCAATGATATGGACTGGATGTCACCGGCTACCAAGGTTAAAGCCCAGGAAAAACTTTCCAAATTCACTGTAAAAATAGCTTATCCGGACAAATGGAAAGATTATTCCCAGTTAAAAGTTGAATCTCCAAAACAGGGAGCAACACTATATTCCAACCTTCAGAATGTATCTGCATGGCAATATCAGAGAAGCCTTGATAAAGTAGGGAAACCGGTTGACAAAACAGAATGGGGAATGTCTCCTCAAACTGTAAACGCTTATTACAGCGGATCAAACAACGAGATTGTATTCCCTGCTGCTATTCTTCAGCCTCCTTTCTACAATCCTAAAGCAGATGCAGCGGTAAACTTCGGAGGAATCGGAGCGGTGATAGGCCACGAGATTTCTCATGGATTCGATGACAGCGGTTCACGTTTTGACGGTGACGGAAACCTTAACAACTGGTGGACGGATGAAGACCGTAAGAACTTTGATGCAAAAGTAGGACAGTTAGCTGCTCAGTACAGTGCCTACGAACCGGTAAAAGGAAGCTTTGTGAACGGTAAATTTACAAGCGGTGAAAACATTGGTGACCTTGGTGGAGTAGCTGTAGCCTATGATGCCCTTCAGATGTACCTGAAAGATAAAGGAAACCCGGGAAAAATCAGTGGATTTACCCAGGACCAGAGATTCTTTATGAGCTGGGCAACGGTATGGAGAACAAAATCTACAGACCAGTATATGATTAATCAGGTGAAGACAGATCCGCACTCTCCGGGAGTGTTCAGGGCTTTTGGTCCGCTGGTGAATCAGGATGCGTTCAACAAAGCATTTGATATAAAACCTGGAGACAAAATGTACAAAGCTCCTCAGGACAGAATAAAAATTTGGTAG
- a CDS encoding M13 family metallopeptidase, giving the protein MKKLTLSLFLLAGVCSLNTVNGQAKTVKTIANGTDNGLDLSLMDTSVRPQDDFYNYVSGTWMKTAKIPSDKPTWGSFNKLAEDTDNNSMTILNSLLKDKFADGSEGKKIQDLYATYMNMQKRNADGIKPIQENLNKIDAIKNMADLQNYLTSVTKDGENTLYGWGVDADLKDSKMNAVYLGNASLGLGRDYYQKVNEKNTEAIAEYQKYVASMLKELGYKNADAAAKGIVDFEKSVAKTYLTNEQSRDNTLQYNPRTMAELSTLVKGVDIPAYLKKVGVSADKVIIGEIGYYKDFDKLVNAQNLPVIKDYLKFHMIHGSASYLSEKLGDMRFNFYGKYLRGQQEQRALNKRGFELINGTLGEAFGKLYVEKYFPAEAKAQMVELIDYLKKSFAVHINNLAWMSSTTKEKAMQKLNKFTVKVAYPDKWKDYSKLDIVPEAKGGTLYSNLQNITQWQYNKDLAKIGKPVDKSEWGMTPQTVNAYYNPVNNEIVFPAAILQPPFFNPKADAAVNFGGIGAVIGHEMSHGFDDSGAQFDADGNLVDWWTPEDKANFEKATKALAAQYDKYEPVKGTFVNGTFTNGENIADLGGVNIAYDALQMYLKDKGNPGKISGFSQDQRFFLSWATVWRTLSSEKYMVNQVKTDPHSPGYFRSFGPLINVDAFYKAFDVKQGDKLYKTPADRIKIW; this is encoded by the coding sequence CGGTCTGGACCTTAGTCTTATGGATACTTCCGTACGTCCGCAGGATGATTTTTACAACTACGTAAGCGGTACGTGGATGAAAACAGCTAAAATTCCGTCCGATAAGCCGACCTGGGGAAGCTTCAACAAACTGGCTGAAGATACGGATAACAACTCAATGACCATTCTGAACTCCCTTTTGAAAGATAAATTTGCAGACGGAAGTGAAGGGAAAAAAATCCAGGATCTGTATGCTACTTACATGAACATGCAGAAAAGAAATGCAGACGGAATCAAGCCTATTCAGGAAAACCTGAATAAAATTGATGCCATCAAAAACATGGCTGACCTTCAGAATTACCTGACTTCTGTAACTAAAGACGGCGAAAACACGCTTTACGGATGGGGTGTAGATGCAGATCTTAAAGATTCTAAAATGAATGCGGTTTACTTAGGAAATGCTTCACTGGGGTTAGGAAGAGACTATTATCAGAAAGTAAACGAAAAAAATACGGAAGCTATTGCTGAATATCAGAAATATGTAGCTTCCATGCTTAAAGAATTAGGCTATAAAAATGCTGATGCCGCTGCAAAAGGAATCGTTGATTTCGAGAAAAGCGTTGCAAAGACTTATCTTACCAACGAGCAGAGCCGTGATAATACTTTACAGTACAACCCAAGAACCATGGCTGAACTTTCAACATTGGTAAAAGGTGTTGATATCCCTGCTTATCTTAAAAAAGTAGGCGTAAGTGCAGATAAAGTGATCATCGGGGAAATCGGATATTACAAAGATTTTGATAAACTGGTGAACGCTCAGAACCTTCCTGTGATCAAGGATTATTTAAAATTCCATATGATCCACGGAAGCGCGTCTTACTTAAGTGAGAAATTAGGTGATATGAGATTTAATTTCTACGGTAAATATTTAAGAGGCCAGCAGGAGCAAAGAGCATTGAACAAGAGAGGATTTGAGCTTATCAATGGTACTCTTGGTGAAGCTTTCGGAAAATTATACGTTGAAAAATATTTCCCGGCTGAAGCAAAAGCACAGATGGTAGAGCTGATCGACTATTTAAAGAAAAGCTTCGCCGTTCACATCAACAATTTAGCGTGGATGTCTTCTACAACGAAGGAAAAGGCAATGCAGAAATTGAACAAGTTCACTGTAAAAGTAGCTTACCCGGACAAATGGAAAGACTATTCAAAACTGGATATCGTTCCTGAGGCTAAAGGCGGAACATTATATTCAAACCTTCAGAATATCACTCAATGGCAGTATAACAAAGATCTTGCAAAAATCGGAAAACCTGTTGACAAATCAGAATGGGGTATGACGCCACAAACGGTAAATGCATACTACAATCCGGTAAACAACGAGATCGTATTCCCTGCTGCAATTCTTCAGCCGCCGTTCTTCAATCCTAAAGCTGATGCTGCAGTTAATTTCGGAGGAATTGGTGCTGTTATCGGTCACGAAATGAGCCACGGATTTGATGATTCAGGAGCCCAGTTCGATGCAGACGGAAACCTTGTAGACTGGTGGACACCTGAAGACAAAGCTAACTTCGAGAAAGCAACAAAAGCTCTGGCTGCACAGTACGACAAATACGAGCCGGTAAAAGGAACTTTCGTAAACGGTACTTTCACAAATGGTGAAAATATCGCTGACTTAGGAGGAGTAAACATTGCTTACGATGCCCTTCAAATGTACTTGAAAGATAAAGGCAATCCGGGGAAAATCAGCGGATTCTCTCAGGATCAGAGATTCTTCTTAAGCTGGGCAACCGTTTGGAGAACTCTATCAAGTGAAAAATATATGGTAAACCAGGTGAAAACAGACCCGCACTCTCCGGGATATTTCAGAAGCTTTGGTCCACTTATCAATGTTGATGCTTTCTACAAAGCATTTGATGTAAAACAAGGAGACAAATTATACAAAACTCCAGCGGACAGAATCAAAATCTGGTAA